In the genome of Hevea brasiliensis isolate MT/VB/25A 57/8 chromosome 14, ASM3005281v1, whole genome shotgun sequence, the window GTTAGATAacctcatttttataaaaatataataataattgactaaattattttttatttaacttaaaaaagttataaatatttattgtatttaatAGAGATAAaggtaaaatagaaaaaaaaaaagttaatgtttctttattttctaaatgcgataaataatttaaaaaaaattaaatgcaaTAGATAAAAATTGATGaagataatatttattaaatttattctcatataagatcaaatttatattaaatgtatcaaaaacaaaatgtattaattttaaaaataatttaataatattaattatttaattttttaattcaccAAGGTAACTTCTAATTTATGTTCATTTTATAgtctataaaattttaatttatatgggATTTGTGACTGTCtctttcaataatatttttttccaaaaaTAGAAATTGAATTTTTCTGGATCCAATTTGAATTATCTCTTAAAAGTGCATTGAGCCTTATTATTACATCACATATTAAttggtaattatttaatttttaataaaatagatttattattttaattatattaattatatttttcaatcatatgaaaataaaagtaaatccaTTTGTAGGTAGAGGGAGTATGTAAATTtcgtaaaattattatttttttagtgaAAAAACTAATTTTAAAAACAAAGTACCTATACAATATTCAGCAGATTATTGAAATGCAAGAGAATCCCACTACTGATCATTACATAAACAGACCCAATTGGAAAGGAACCCTAGCTATAGTATTATCAGATAGAGATGGTAATAAGTACGGTACCCGTGAAAATTACCCAATCTAAATctgattaatattatcaaaattaaaacccatctcaaattcgattaaaatttatttttattactcgaactcatcccaaaccctattattattatccaaaaaaACCCAAacctgtttaattttatatattttaattaatattttatataaaaattattttattaataatttatactttaaaattttaataattttataaaatatttaaatttcattttatataaaataaaatatataaaaatttataaatattaatataaaaaatatatattttatatttaattaagtatttatataaatatgttcGAGTAATGGTTACCCAATATGTAAAACTTAAACCTAATCTGAACCCATCACAGCTATTATTTTTCAAACCTGAGTATATAATACCCAAACCCGTCTTATAAGATGGTAGAACCGATTGTTGGGGCAAAAAAGGAAGGAGGAAGGAGGAGGAGGAGTAGGAAGAGGACGACAAGGAGGAGAgacaaggaaagaaaagaaatcagAGGTGATGGGCAAGAAAGAGAAGAGGAAGGAGAGAAAGAAGATGTAGAGGAAGCAGTTTAGGAGAGAGATTGCGAAGAAGGAGAGAGGAGACGCGGAGAGGAAAATGAATGATCCGGAGGAGCAAAGGTGAGCCAAGGAGATGGAGGAAGAGGAGAGACAGAGAATGGAGAAGGAGAGGAAGTGGCTGGAAGAGATGGAAAGGAAAAggaaggaggaagaagaagaggaaaggaGGAAGGCCTTGAAAGAGAAGGTCTAAGAGATTGCAGGTAACTTTTTTCCCCTCAAAAATTGAAGACaataattagttaactacaataGGCCGAAAGCCAAATTACGCCCATTCAGGAAAGACAAAGGGATTGTTGGAATATCTAAGAATTCTTGTGTTATGATAGAAAAATGTGTTTAATGGAGTACTCTCTCACCCATAAAAATATGAATCTTTTATGAAATCAATAATATAAATCTTACATAATTATGACTGAGGGTATATTTACACCGAGTATATCAAATAATAATTTGATTTTATCTAAGAACTGAAAGACATATCACTCATTTAACAAATTCATTTAACTTTAATGTATTTAAATTAATTGAAGATATTAATAGCTATGAATATTAGGAAAATGAAAATTTCTCATCTTAATAGTTCAAAACAAGGAGAAATCCTTAACCATATCACAATCCATTGCAATACACAAACATAACAAGTAAAGGGGGTGTTTATTCTTGATAAATATTACATAAAATTAATACCACTCTATAGTAACTTTCACAAATAATATGAGCTCATTTTGGTGTGTGTTCTTCTCCAAGGGCAGCCTTACGAAAGCCAGCAAACCTATCAAAGAGTTTGTTTCTTGGAGGCCAACTTTCTTGGATTGTTGGGATATTTGAGAATTCTTGCATCCATGCCACTAATAATGGGAATTTTTGTTGTTCTATCAATTTCACACCAATTATCTCCTCAACTACATTGAAGTGGTAAGCAAGCCAACCCAATGCAATATCTACTAGTCCAATGGTCTCTCCTCCAAAGAATTTCTTTCCCTTTAGCTCTTCTTCTAAATATTTCAAGTTCTCTATGGTTGAAACTATTGCTTCTTCTTGTTCTTTTCCTTGCTTCAAGAGAGTACCAAATCTCATTGTTTCAAAGACCTACTCCAGAAAAACAGAAATAGAAATCATAtttgttaataataaataattgaaaAATCCTCAATCTTgcaatttaatttctaaattgAAAAGTAATGGGGAAAACTAACAATATTACCTTTTCATCACCGAACTTAGCCCAGAAGCGAGCCATGGCTCGCTGGTGTGGATCTTCAGGAAGCAATGGAGTTTGTTTCCAAGTCTCCTCCAGATATTCAATAATGAGAAGAGACTCACAGATTGGTTTTCCATTATGAACAAGTACAGGGATCTTCTTGTAAACAGGATTATACTGCAGAAGCAAGGGGCTCTTGTTGGAAAGATCTTCCAACTCTTCATCATACTCAATCCCCTTCAGTTTTAGTGCCCACACCACTCTCAATCCAAATGGACTTGACCAATTCCTAAACAGCTTTACTTCTTCTGCCACAGCCatagtcttcttttttttttttttctttctttgccTATCTCCAGACTCCAGCTATCTGATAAGCAGTGAATCAATAGTAAACACCACATGCATATATATAGAACAGAGTATGGCCAGAGGACTCAATTGTAAATTGAAGCTCAAATCCTGAGTCAGAACATGAAAAAGTGTAAAGTTGAGGACTATTTTGATGTGGTAATTTTTTAATACGTAAGAGGTGACGCATTTTTTTATCCAAAATAGAACAGAGGTGACGCAATTGATTAGGTGTGAAAAATGGAGGACTATTTTTAAAGGTTAATTTTATTTTGTGTGCATCTTTACACTTCTAAATTTAAAATGTATTTCTTTTTGAATATTCAGTGCATATTTCTTTAATAAGTAtttctatttatatatatataatatgtaaATTTTCCTTTTATACTGGTACAATGAATTTCAAATGAATTATAATTACACCAAAtagtaaattttaattgaatttttagtgataattattttaatatttcttaatcagttataatatataattattatttaattttattaatgataaatattttaatattttttaaataattataatatataatttttatttaattttattgataataattattttaatattttctaattagttataatattatttaatttagttttctaaatacaattcaaatttatatatatatatatatatatataaagaatgcaAGCTTCCATTTGATATTGTGATATAGAATTTCAAATGGATCACAATTATGTCAAAtagtaaattttaattgaatttattttattattttaatattttctaaatagttataatatatatttattatttaattttatttatggtaattattttaatattttctaaatggttataatatataattattatttaatttgattttctaaatacaatccaaattttactaattaattaatttaacctTTCAAATTCAAATGGTAAAAAAGTATTAATTATGTTGAAATCAAAATTGTGACATCTTAAAAGAGTCAATTGtgttaactaattttaatttttttcaaaagaaaaaagagaaagatcaatgatactttttttttttatatttcatacTGTTGAAATAcataactttttaattaatttgaccttttaaattcaattaattttactatttatttataaaaattaaatatttgaatcttcataaaatattaataattgatttttttaaatatgcttaattattaaaggtaataaaatattaaGATAACTTTGAATAttttactaaataaataaaatattaagtaaAGTAAAAATTACTTTCTAAATATAATATCTCCttactaaaataattattaaaattttaaaactcacaattttttaatctaaacttttttaaaaataacaataattttattaattaaaggttaattattacaaaatataaactttcatcaaaatttgatcaatctgttgtgaaaatttatatgttttaattataatgactaaaaatttaaatatttacatttattttcaattttaattaattgaacatttaatttttattaattttatgctactcctctttatactaattattatttaatttttttatttcctttttaattatcattattattcacaaatactatcttaacatttctgatttaaattattatttcttttcaaatttaatttttaaaaattaagatcttttgtagttaaatttattattttaaatattatttatattattttatatatactaattattatttaatttttttatttctcttttcattattattattatttatgattctactttaacatttattatttaaattattatttttttttaaatttaatttttaaaaattaagatctttttatattaaatgtaatatttaaaagttatttatattatttttttataaatttatttatgtaaaaatattatttgttaCATATTAccctccataataataataaaatattattgatggccattaatttaaagaaaattgataattaatttgtgatctcataatcaactattatataatttaatcaaccctaatttatttcttatctttaataaatatttttattacattgttaTAGTTTCTATTATTTTTACTATGACATCTTTGTTAAAACATTTGAGAgacaaaaattataatatatataaaaagttataaaaaaaatacagagatttgagtttttataattaatatgtattatttttatgttaataatttaatattctttttttttttactttcctaagtttaattaatgtttattattattattatcattatgatCAACTTATGACTATTTAATTGAAATGGCCAAATAAATAGAAGATATTTTACTGttattaaaattgaatttgaatgcTTTCATTAtcgtttttcaattaaataatatttaattataaattatttttatttaaatagtttcatttatttgtctatatataatatgtcatatgagacattttatatatattaagtaCTATCTTCTCACTAGGTATTTTCACTTCACCTAAatgcttttaaatttttttttatttgcactattttttattatttctttaaaatgttattagttattattctcaaaatttatttatttaaatatatttaattaatatgaatttaattattaaattttttatttaatattttttaaaaatttaaatattttatttcattataattatatatcgaatgtaattataactaatattttaattataattaattttaacataattatttttaaattttaattaaatatctatacttttatgtataaattatctctcaactatattttATATAGAAGTAAAATTTAATAGGTAAATtgcaaatataattatataaaaaatttagctacaaataaagataattaaaaaaaattaaagttatagcattaaaattataaaatctatcttttgaaaaatagtacgtatttttaatatttattatattaatagaaaatgataatattttaaaattttaatttttatgaaatgtatttattttatattataaatttatataaagtgaTAATCATTTTTGTCAaagaattatttttataaaaaaataatataacaagatgttacttttaattaataataatgttatatatttttattattattaaaattaaatatttcaatttattagtagtaatttaatatttttttgttatattaataacaaaaaatattatatttatatatttttaaaataatattattttctcattaatctaatgttttttttataaattataaaaaataaatatcaatttacataaattatgagaaaaatatataaattttattaaatttaaattattttttgaatatagtactttcattatattttaaatgaaataatcaaGAAAATTGCTATTAATATATGtacaaaaagaattaaataaatattttaattaattacactataaattaattaaaattttattattataacaaataaaaatttattcaaattatattaaataagaaaaaaattttaatttaaaattaatttaataatattaataatttatcttattcaaaatgtaattaaaaattaaattaaaaataaaaattataaattattcatgCATAATATGAGTATTATACtagttataaatatataatcTTCTTCTTGAACCGTATGGCAATTGTAACGGTTGTTAATTGGAAATTGTAACtacttcctttttatttttttttaatttgaaattaattatttatcaatttaaaatattgaaaattaaaatcttgaaaatttaaaaatagttaattttctttaattcactaattttatttaaaaaaaaaaaagaaatgtcaattttttttattttttaaatggttataatatataatttattatttaatttaattttaaacatattatatatattaaaattactaGTATTTACCTAATTTAACAAATTGTAGGAGACAAAATCTGCTTCTTCTTTCCTATGTTTTTAGTAGCAAATTCATCATGGAGTGTGCTAAAAATCATGTTATCAGAATTGGAATGATTCAGTCGATTCGACCAGTTTAATTAGGAATTGAATCTTAATCAGGTTTAGTTCGCAAAATAAATTCTCGAATACAGAAATTAGTATGAACTGATCTGAACCGATCAGACAACTAATGAACCAATAACTTGACTGAATTTGAGCCGATTTTTCAGCTAAAAGCCGGTTGAGATGCTCAacaaaaaaaataaggaaaactGTGAGGAACGATCTTCTTTGTACTAGCAAACCACTTAAGTTATACATCATTTtgtgtattatatatatatatatatatatatatatatatatatatatatatatatatatataacgctTAAAAACTATacaaaatgatttatttattaatttagattatattattttttaacataattaataattattaacctACAATTATTGCAAAAACAATTAAAAATTCTTTACTTCTCCCACTTACAATTTGAATAATTAAGGGTATTAAtagtttattatattattattaacttGAATTActcaattattttttatattattgaatataaaattttttatttactgcattatataatttaatataataatatttatttttcattgatatagttaaatttgttattataaaattttaattttaattatttttattgttaataactaaatattatttgttaaaagtttaattaagaatctaaattttttaaaaagcatttacatattaaaatttaactaaatatattttaataattatttataaaacacataatagtattaattataataaaacattattatttatttaatacacCATTTTGTTAGCCTCAAATTCTCTTATTATAATCCGTTAATTTCCATTTTCAATTTTAGAAATGAACCGAAACCAACTTGTAACGCCCTCCTCTAACCACTAGaagaattatccgctttggctcACCCCATCTTGAGCTTCACAgttttgtctcataggtggaatagagaacttcccaagaggtcactcaTCTTAGGATTTttctcaagcgagcacacttaatCTCGaaattcttccaactctctaaggtattccaccaaaaggtgcttCTAGTGATTAGCTCCCCCCATTTCAATATATGATTCGATTCATTCTTGTGCCCCGTATTCCACTACCCTAGATAGTCTTGCTATCCTAGAAGCCTGCCGGGAGTTTACTCTCTTATGCTACTCCCCACCCTCATTGGATCGCTTTCTCGAGTCGGTTCGTCACAAGCCCACCAACTTCCGCCTGGTTCGTCCTTGAACCACACATCTACTAGAGGGGGTTCGGCTCTAATACCATCTATAATGCCCTTGTTCCAACCACTAgaagaattgtccgctttggccaaccCCATCCTAAGCCTcatgattttgtcccataggaACATTAAAGAAtgtcccaggaggtcacccatcccaaGATTTCTCTCAGGCAAGCACGCTTAACCCCGGagctcttccaactctccaggccattccaccaaaagacgTCTCTACTGATTAGTTTtccccatttcaatgtatgattcgattCATTCCTGTACCCCGCATTCCACTACCCTAGGTAGCCTCGCCATCCTGGAAGCCTACTGGAAGTTTACTCTCTTATGCCACTCCCCGCCGTCATTTGACTGTTTTCCCGGGTCTAATCGTCACACAACTTGTGTCAATTTCAAAATCCTTAACACTGATGAATTTATTAGATCAATGGTTCTAGCTTTCTGAATATCGAGTTATGATAGAATACCTTAatcattaatatatttatattatggaTTTAATCACAGAAGAAAAAAACTCGGTTTATGAAAAAAACCAAATTTAACAAATAGCAGAAGACAAAATTCGCTTCTTCTCTCCTTCGTTTTTCATGGCAAATCCATCACAGGGCTATGCAAAAAATACAAATCCATCATGCTTGAAGTTTCCTAGTTCTTTTAAGTAAACTATATATCAGTCAATCGCTTGGTCTAGTTTAGTTTAGTGACTAACAGCCTGTTTGGTATTGAGTTTTAAAGGTTGAAActgtttttctgaataaaagcacCATTTTAGATGCTGTTGAAAAAAACAGTTTGAAAAAAAGCGTTTTGTTAGTTTGGTATTCTTAtgactaaaattgatcaaatttaatttttaattattttttaatactctctaactagtatatttaaaaaagtaattttctcaACAGTAATACCAAACGAACCCTAAAAGTATATAATTCATTTAGCATGTGTTAGGTTTGAATctctaccatatatatatatatatatatatatatatatatatatatatatatgttcaacAAGCCTTTTTCAAACGACTTGTCATTTCAAGGGTTATAGTGTTTGACTCTTTTCCAAGTGATATGCTATCGTCTAAGgttcatttgaaataaattatttgtaagaaaataattcaaaaaaattctcacataattatatataaattatatttattttaaaataaaaaaattaaaaatttttattctaaatataaaaattagtaaaaaaatcaattaaattaaattcttataaaattatatattacaaaCAGGTACATGAATTAAAATGGGTATTTAGAAAGAAAGTAATTTGATTATGAGgcagattttatttttattagcagATAAAAaattctcttttttattttatatattcatatagaatcatttattttttataaaataattatttaaaaattatatcaaaataaaatataaataattataatattttaacaaaatatttttttaatttataactaataaattaaattattttaattaataatataaaatataaataatatcattattattaataatttaaaaataatattttattttgtttatgaaaaatattatacttatatttgtttattttcaaatattattctcatactcTTAATAATTTCTCCTCCTTTTTATCTTCTCTCATATGAAAAAACTTTAGCttttaaaatagataaataaaataatactCTATATCTTACTTTTTTTTCATTCGttttaaattttaagtctttttttttaaataatagttcatttattaacttattaatatgtctttatataatatacatttaattTAAGGGTGCGACTATAGAAAACTTAAGCTAATAGGAGAATAATTATGAAagtaaatatttacatataaattagTTCGTGCATTCATTATATACACTctaattaattttacataaatttcaatataaatatttaatctaacacTAGTTTCATCTCTTTTTATTTATCATATTGGGTTTTGCGTGATAATTAAGGAAATAGTTAGATAACCtcctttttataaaaatataataataattgactaaattattttttatttacttaaaaaaattataaatatttattatatttaatagaaataaaggtaaaatagaaaaaaaaaagttaatgtttctttattttctaaatgcgataaataattttagaaaaaaaattcaaatgcaaTAGATAAAAATTGATGaagataatatttattaaattcatTCTCATATAAgatcaaatttatattaaatgcatcaaaaacaaaatgtattaattttaaaaataatttaataatattaattatttaatttttttaattcaccAAGGTATCTTCTAATTTATGTTCATTTTATAgtctataaaatattaatttatatgggATTTGTGACTCTCTCTTCCAACAATGTTTTTTCCAAAAATAGAAATTGAATTTTTCTGGATCCAATTTGTCTCTTAAAAGTACATTGAGCCTTATTACTACATCACATATTAAttggtaattatttaatttttaataaaatagatttattattttaattatattaattatattttttaattatatgaaaataaaagtaaatccaTTTGTAGGTAGAGGGAGTACGTAAATTtcgtaaaattataaaatttttagtgAAAAAACTAATAATTtcgtaaaattataaaatttttagtgAAAAAACTAATTTTAAAAACAAAGTACCCATACAATATTCAGCTGATTATTGAAATGCAAGAGAATCCCACTACTGAGCATACATAGCAACTGATCATTACATAAACAGACCCAATTGGAAAGGAACCCTAGCTATAGTATTATCAGATAGAGATGGTAACAAGTACGGTACCCCTGAAAATTACCCAATCTAAACttgattaatattatcaaaattaaaactcatttcaaattcgattaaaatttattattaattactcgaactcatcccaaaccctattattattattcaaaaaaaTCCAAacctgtttaattttatatattttaattaatattttacataaaaaattattttattaataatttatatttcattttatataaaataaaatatataaaaatttataaatattaatataaaaaatatatattttatatttaa includes:
- the LOC131173163 gene encoding probable glutathione S-transferase; this encodes MAVAEEVKLFRNWSSPFGLRVVWALKLKGIEYDEELEDLSNKSPLLLQYNPVYKKIPVLVHNGKPICESLLIIEYLEETWKQTPLLPEDPHQRAMARFWAKFGDEKVFETMRFGTLLKQGKEQEEAIVSTIENLKYLEEELKGKKFFGGETIGLVDIALGWLAYHFNVVEEIIGVKLIEQQKFPLLVAWMQEFSNIPTIQESWPPRNKLFDRFAGFRKAALGEEHTPK